Below is a window of Patescibacteria group bacterium DNA.
GCAGGAAAAAAGCACCCGCAAAATAGGCGAGCCAGATGGCAATCCAAACATGATACAAAAATCCCGGTACGAGCCAAAGGGCGAAATCGGCATTTTTTGCGACTCCGGAGATAAAAAATTCTGTGCCGATGAGCGGCAGCAAGAGAATTGAGATGGCATAACCTGCGCGAATCCAAAGCTTTTCTTTTTCAGTAATGCCGAGGATGGCACTTACAAAATGAAAATTGGCGATTGCGAGAAAAAAGGCACCGACATGCAAGACTCGGAAAGAGAGCAAGGTAAGTTCGGCATTGTTTTCGACGATTGGCCAAAAGCTGCCAAAGGCCCAAAAAGCGAGTGCGGAACAAAAAACCGCAAAAGTTTGGTGGATTAAATCCCGTCTCTTGCGCCAGTAGACCGCTGTACCAGCGATTAGCGCGGTGCTGCCGATCAGGAGCGCCGAAACGAAGAGAAAGATATTCATTTTGTTTTTGTTTTATTTTCCGTCTATTTTACCAGAAGATGGCTTATTTTTCAAGTAAAGCGTAGTGGTTGGAGGGTCATTGGTTATTAGGTTCGGAGGGTCATTGGTCAGTTTGTGCAGTTCGTCCTCAATTAGTTTTGAGATTCTGGTAACTCACGACCGTGAACACGGATTGTCGTCTAGGCTTCACAAAAATCGTAGGTCTCGCTAAACTCCTCTAAATTTAAAATCTTTCGCAATGTTTAAAAACAATTGGTTGAGAATGCTCTTGATTCTCGCGGTGGTTGGACTGCTCGCGCTGATTGATTTGCCGCCTGCGCAAAAAACCTTTTTTACCAAAGTGCCGTTCGTCGGTGCGGAGCTGGCTGATTCGAAAGTCAATCTCGGACTCGATCTGCAGGGTGGTGCGCACTTGGATTATCGCGTCGTCACGACGGGCATTCCGGTCGCCGATGTGCCGAAAATTGTCGCAGGCGTGAAGTCGGTGATTGAACGCCGCGTCAATGGACTTGGAGTTTCCGAGCCCAATATTTTCACTTCGCGCGTGGGTGACGAGGAACACATCGTCGTCGAGCTCGCCGGTATTCGCGACATTGAGGCGGCGAAAGCAATCGTCGGTAAGACCATTCAGCTCGAATTCAAAGAGCCAAACACAGTGGTCGATCCGAATATTGCGACTGAAATGAAAACCAAAGCTGAGGATTTCCTCGCACGTGCGCTCGTCGATCCGGCTAATTTCGAAAAGACCTTCGATGATTTCAAAAACAACTCGACGATTACTCTGACGAAAGACGAACCGACGAAAGCTGCTGATGGAACTACCACCGAGGGTTGGGAATGGGCCAAGGATTTGACGGATGAATTCAAGCCTGTGGCAGAGCTTGCGTCTGATGCGGTTTATCCCAAATTAATCGAGCCAGCCGGTGAGTACTACATGGATGCCGATGGTTCCTTGAAACAAAATCAGGGTTTTTATGTCGTCCAATTACTCGCCAAAGAAGACAATGTGGAGCGCGTCGAGAAGACAGCTGAGGAGCGTTCGGCGAGTCACGCCTTGATTTCATACACGGGCGCGCAATCTGCGGCCGAGACGACGACGCGGACAAAAGCCGAGGCACAGGAGCTGGCGCAGCAAGTACTCGCTCAGGCGAACGCAGCAGACGCTGATTTCTCCGCGCTGGCGAAAAAATATTCCGACGATTCGTCGGCTGCCGAGAATTCCGGTGCGCTCGGCTTTTTCACTTCGGACAAAATGGTGCCGGAATTTGCTGAGCCGGTTTTCGCTGCGACGCAATTTGGCGTGCTGCCGCAAGTGGTCGAATCACCCTTCGGTTTTCACATCATCAAATACGAGGACAAGAAAGACGCGACTTCGACGACGACGCAGGAAGCACGCGTGAAATTAGCGCGCGCTTTTTTCTCGACGAAGCCAGACAGCTGGCAATTGACCGGACTCACCGGTCAGCATTTCCGACGCGCCGATGTCGGCAGTGATCCGACGAGCTTCCGCCCGATTGTGAGTGTCTATTTCACTCAGTCCGCAGTCGCCTCGAAGAGTGTGAATTGGTGGGTGCTCGTGTGGTAT
It encodes the following:
- the secD gene encoding protein translocase subunit SecD, with protein sequence MFKNNWLRMLLILAVVGLLALIDLPPAQKTFFTKVPFVGAELADSKVNLGLDLQGGAHLDYRVVTTGIPVADVPKIVAGVKSVIERRVNGLGVSEPNIFTSRVGDEEHIVVELAGIRDIEAAKAIVGKTIQLEFKEPNTVVDPNIATEMKTKAEDFLARALVDPANFEKTFDDFKNNSTITLTKDEPTKAADGTTTEGWEWAKDLTDEFKPVAELASDAVYPKLIEPAGEYYMDADGSLKQNQGFYVVQLLAKEDNVERVEKTAEERSASHALISYTGAQSAAETTTRTKAEAQELAQQVLAQANAADADFSALAKKYSDDSSAAENSGALGFFTSDKMVPEFAEPVFAATQFGVLPQVVESPFGFHIIKYEDKKDATSTTTQEARVKLARAFFSTKPDSWQLTGLTGQHFRRADVGSDPTSFRPIVSVYFTQSAVASKSVNWWVLVWYLLAIVSGITLFSSLIGIFMSAGRTQNLRRDKIIGVAAALLLATAIYGIVQNSATEEAVVSTDEDAAVSETDSAGVDLFAAITKRNLGKPIAIFLDGLPIIDTNGDGVINSADPAYAPTVQSEILNGQAVISGLTSYEEANQLAQNLNTGAIPAPVKLSGEYTVGASLGIEALQKSLMAGVIGLIAVSLFVILFYRLPGVVASIALVIYAVILIFVFQMLGIVLTLAGVAGVILSIGMAVDANILIFERMKEELALGKSLTRALEDGFDRAWTSIRDSNVSSLITCVILWGFGDSVIKGFGLTLGIGILISMFSAITVSRNFLRVLVSFIKNPRIYGAKK